GGCAGACGCGAGTGCCCCAGCAGGTACGTCCAAGCGTAGCCGACCGTCCGCGGACGTCAGCGCGCCACCTTCGGGCCCGATGGTCGCGGTCCGAGTCGTCGAAGCGCCCGACCCCGGGTCCGGCTCCGAGGAGTCACTGCAGCCCGGGCCGAACGCGAGCCCGAGAGCCGCCGCAATGATCGTCACGCGAGCCCAGCGAACGTGGAAGATGCCCATGGGTATTATCTCCAGCATAAAGGCTGAGCTCCTCGCCGGGCAACCCGAAGAGGCTGCGCGAGCGCCGGAACCTGAATGCGCTCAGAGCCGACGACGGCTGGGGCTCGGCAAGACGCGGCCGGATGCGCGAGAGACGTTCGAGCTCAACCGTCGGCACGGCGCTGTGCGCTCGAGGCGCTGCGCTTTCTCCGCTCGGAACAGAGGCTGCATAACGAGACACACGTTCACCCGCGAACGCCGAGCGCCAAGTCGTCAGTCGGCAAGGCGCTGCAGACGCGGGCGAGTGCCGCATCAGAATGTTCGCCCGCGGAAGCGGAACGGACGGTGAAGTCGGCAAGGCCGGCGTTCGGCGGGTGCAACGTGAGTTATACGCCGCCCGCCTTCTTGCGAGCCTCGAGTTGCAGACGAAGTGCGTCGTTCACCGCTTGGGCGGTCGGAAAGTGTTTGGCGAGCTCGGGATCGAGCACGACGACGTTGGTGCCAGCCGCAAAACGGCTGGCGTACTTGCCGCGCACGCCTTTCGAAAAGTCGTACTCAGGCAGCAGGTCTTCGTCCTGGTCATCCCGCTTCGTAGTCATGACGCTCTCGACGTGTGGCCAGTCTAGCACTGATGAGACGGGTGTTCTCGTCCCGCTCGGCGTGGACGACGACCACCAGATTCCCGGAGAAGGTCACCCCAATGAGGACGAATCGGTGCTCCTCGATCGAGTGCGAGGGGTCACCGATGGTGACCGAGAGGGGGTCGCCGAACGCCGTCGATGCCTCCTCGAAAGAAACGCCGTGCTTCTCGAAGTTGGCGGCAGCCTTGGCGTCGTCCCACTCGAACTGCATTGCCAGCGGAGTGTGCTTCGGTTGATAGCGCAGGACAAGCGGTGGAGCTTCATCGACTGCGGGCGGATAAGCATCATAGCGGGATGGTGTCGCAGGTCGAGCCCGCGGCGATGATCGCGAGGGGAGAGTGGCGTCCAGAACCCCCGACATCCACCGTTGAGTTGTCACGCAAAACGACAACGCCGGAGGAGGACGCCAATGGATAGGTACATCGGTCTGGATGTGCATGCCAACAGCTGCACGGTGGCGGTGGTGGGACCGAGCGGGCGCAGGCTTGGCACGCAGGTGGTGGAGACGAACGGGGCGGCGATCATCGAGGCAATCCGTGCCATCGCGCGGCCTCGACACGTCTGCCTCGAGGAGGGAACCCAGAGCGCGTGGCTCTACGAGGTTCTGTCGGCGCACGCTGACGAGCTCGTGGTGATTCAGGAGAGTCAGCGCAACCAAGGGCAAAAGAGCGACAAGCGAGATGCCTTCGCGTTGGCGGATGGGCTTCGGCTCGGCAAGTACGCCTGCCGGGTGTTCAAGGCGCCGCGGCAGTACTCGCGGCTTCGAGCACTGGCTCACACCTACGAGATGATTCGCGGGGACGTTGCACGGACGAAGAATCGCATCAAGGCCGTGTACCGGTCGCGTGGGATCGCGACCCAAGGAAAGCGAGTCTAAGGACCGAGCCGCCACGAGTGGGTCAAACAGCTACCGTCTGCGAACCAGGCCGCGGTCGAGCTCCTGTACCGCGAGCTCGATCACCTGGTGGAGCTGAAGGAAGCCGCCGGCGCCCAACTGGTTGCCGAGTCACGTCTGCACGCGGTCAGCCGGCTCCTCGAAACCGCTCCCGGGTTCGGACCCGTTCGGGTGGCACGCCTGGTTCCGGTCGTGGTTACACCGAACCGCTTTCCTTTCAAGACGAAGGCGTAACTGCTTCAGCACCAGCACCGACCGCAGAATCAGGAGCACCGAAGGAATGCTTCGACCTACTCGACACGTCCATGCCGAGCCCCACACGTCGACACCGCGACGCCGCGACCTCAGCGTCCAGCGGACGGACAGATCTTTCCTTGACGTCGCCCGCTATAGAAACGGAACCACGTTCACCCGCGAACGCCGAGCGTCAAGTCGTCAGTCGGCAAGGCGCAACAGACGCGGACGAGTGCCGCATCAGTTTGGTCGCCCGCGGAAGCGGAACGGACGGTGAAATTCGCCATGGCTGGCGTTCGGCGGGTGCAACGTGAGTTAGGCGGCAGCTCACTGCGTGATCCGAGCTGCCCAGTACAACGGCTCACGACTGCTGTGCGCGACCGCGACAACCAAGACATGGTCGGCGAGCTCTTGGTACGCGATCTTGTAGGGAAACCGATCCGCAACTACGCGTTGAATCGGCGGAGATACCTCGCCTGGGATTCCCGGCCAGAGCGGCCAAACCTGCGGCGCCCCCGAAATGATGTCGAACCACCTGTAGACCTCTTCCAGGAAAGCGTCGCCCAGACCACTGCGCTGGTCGTCGTACCAAGCAGCGTCCTGAAAGAGCTCCTCTTCGGCTTCGGGATGGAGCTTAACGCTGAGCACGACGCGCTTTGAGACGATTGGCGATCCGCTCACGGGCAACTTCGAGATCGACGGGTTTCACTGTCCCCACAGAAACCTCACGTGCACGGCGCGCGATCTCCACGGCCCAAACGGCGTCGAGATCGGCGTCTTGCGACTCGTCCAGACTACGGAGCAAGTCCTGAGCCAGCTTGGCTCGTTCTGCTCGCGGTAGAGCGAGCACGGCGGAGAGCAACTCGTCGGAACTCACGCCAGGCAGGATAGCTCAGATCTCCGCGCGATCAACGTCTGAAGGCGCTAACTCGTCAGGCGGCTCCGCTGCCAGAGCGGTGCAACCACGAGGGGCCCAACTGCAATCACGTCGAGCACCTCGGTTTCAGCGAGGGCAACCAGATCACCGTGGACGATGATTCATGCACCGTGCGGGATCGGCCGCGGGCATGTCGGGCCCGCCACCAGGTGCGCCTGCATGTACCGGGCCGGACCGGATAGCGAGACCGGGTACGTCTGGGTGCCGAGCCCAAACTCGACGGTGTAGTCGCCGGGCATCAGACTCGTTCGAAGCTCGCCGACCGCTTTTTGGACGAAGTGTCCGTCGTCATCGCCGAGCCAGATCTCCGTCTCAGGATTTGAGGCGCTGATCACGAGCTGGTGGTAGACGGCCTTCGAGAAGTCGCTCATTTGTGCCCCGTATGCTGCATTCTATGAGCGGGACTAGAGAAGGTCGATTCTCATCGAGTGGTCCTTCAGTCCGCCTAACGGAACCACGTTCACCCGCGAACGCCGAGCGTCAAGTCGTCAGTCGGCAAGGCGCAACAGACGCGGGCGAGTGCCGCATCAGTGTTGTCGCCCGCGGACGCGGGACGGACGGTGAAGTCGGCAAGACCGGCGTTCGTCTGCTGCAACGTGACCCATCAGCGACACCGGGATGATTTCCGCGGACGTGGCCGCCAGGCTCGGCTGCGAAGCGGAGGTTATCAGTGGCAAGTGGACGGAAGATCGAGGACGAGGCAGAGGCGCGCCGGTGCCTGGCCGCAGCGAAGCGGAAGGGCCTGAGCGCCGGAGAGTGGGCCCGGGCGCACGACATCGACGGGCGGTCTCTGAATGCGTGGCGGGTGAATCTCGAGCGACGGGACCCAGGCGCTCGGCCGCGACGGCGAAAGTCGAAGGCGGAAGCGATGGCGCGCGCTTTGGTAGAACTCGTTCCCGCTTCGCCGAGCGTCGCCGTGGCTGGCAGGGGTCGATACGTTCTCGAGGTTGCCAGGGCTCGGGTGGAGTTCGGCGACGACGTTTCGGTCGAGACGCTGCACCGGGTACTCGAGGCTTTGCGCTCGTGCTGAGCCTTCCTCCGACGGTGCGCGTGTTCGTGGCGGTGGCCCCGCTCGACATGCGCGGCTCCTTCGACGCTCTCGCCGGCGCCGTGCGCGGCATGGGGCTCGATCCGGTCGACGGCCACTTGTATCTCTTCCTCAACAAGCGCAGGCGGATCGCGAAGGCTCTGTGGTTCGACGGGTCGGGCTGGTGTGTTCTCGCCAAGCGGCTCGAGGCTGGGAGTTTTCAGCTTCCGCTGCTGGACGGCGACAAACCGCAGGTGGTGATCGACGGCTCGGCGTTCGCCTCGCTGCTGGCCGGGATCGACTTCACAGCGGCGCGGCGCGGCTGGTACCGGCGGCCTCGATTCGAAAAAGCACGCAAGGGGATCGACACGGATCTCCAAGTATGATCTCTACTCGTCCGTGGACGGCCTGGAAGCGCTGCGCAAGGAGAATGCAGAGCTCCGCAAGCAGAGCGAGGCCCTCCGCGCGCAAGTCGCGCAGCTCATCGCCGAGCTCGCACGGCTCAACGAGCGCGTCTCGGAGCTGCTCGCCGTAGCACAGCGTAAGCAGCGAAAGGCTCCTGCCCCCGGCGCTGCAGCGCCGCCCGTTGCTCCGCCCGTCGTCGAGGGAGAAGCCCGGCGCGCTTTCGAGGATCGCCCCAAGGCCCCCGACAAGCCCGCCATCGAGCCTCCGCCGAAGAAGAAGGCGAGGCCCACGGGGCGCAAGCCGATCCCCGGCCACCTCGAAGCCGAAGAGCACGAGCTCCGCCCCGATGCGTGCGGCGAGTGCGGCGGCGCTGCCCTGGACGTTGTCGACGAGCTCGTCGAGGAGAAGCTCCACGTCGTCAAGGAGCACCAGCGCCGGCGCGTGGTTCGTCGCTACACGTGTCGCTGCCGCGCGTGTGGCGAGCGCACGACGCTGCGCTCTCTGCCTGCGCCCTACGAGCGCTCGAAGGTCACGTGCGAGTGGCTCGCGTGGCTCGTCTACCAGAAGTTCTGGCTACTCACTCCGCTCGACCGCATTCGGCGTGACCTCGCCGAGCGCGGCATTCCCGTCGCGATGAGCACGCTCGTGACTTTCATCGAGCGCGCTGCCGACCTGCTGTCGGGTGTCGACGGCTTGCACTGGAAGCAGCTGCTCGCCGGCTCCTGGATGGCCACCGACGGCACCGGGTTGAAGGTCATCATCAAGAAGCTCCCGCCGCGCACAACGGCTATGTGGAGCTCTATCGAAACCACGAGGTCGCGGTCTTCCAGTACAGGCCCGACAAGAGCGGCCAGGTCGTCGCCGCGAAGCTCAGGCCCTTCGAGGCACCCTCACCGCCGATGCCGAGCATCGCTTCAATGAAGTCTTCGTCTCAGGCCGTGTGCTCGAAGCCGGGTGCAATGCGCACGGCCGCCGCAAGTTCCGCGACGCAGAAGACACCCAGCCGGTGCTCGCTCTCGAAGGCGGCAAATTCCTGGGCGCGATCTACGGAGAAGAGGGAGAGGCGCAGAAGCTCGGCCTGGTCGGAGAGGCTCTCAGAGAACATCGCCAGCGGTGCATTCGCCCCATCGTCCAGGACTTCGAGCGCTGGCGCGACGCCGTCGAGCCGACGCTCTTGCCCTCCGAGCCGCTGGCGGCGGCGATTCGGTACTACAAGAACCATCGGGACGCGCTCTTCCGCTTCGTCGACGACCCGCTGGTCCCCATCGACAACTCTCCCACCGAGCGCGAGTTCCAGAACGTCGCCAAGCTGCGCCTCAACATGCTTTTCGCCGGCAGCACAGAAGGCGCCCACCGCGCTTGCGTGCTCCTCGGCATCATCGCCACCTGTCGGGCTCAAGGTGTTCCCGCGCAGGCCTATCTCACCTGGGCATTCGAGCGCCTCGGAACCCACCGCGATGTCTTCGCGCTTCCGCTCGAGGCCCTGACCCCGGTCGCGTTCAAGAAGACCCTCGGCTGAGCCCCACGCACGATTCCACGCGCCGCGCATCCCGGCGTCGCTGATCGGTCACGCTGCAACGTCCTTATGGCCGCTCCGTTCTGCTTCTCAGACTTCTGCTCAGACCGGAGGATGGAAAGCGGGACATGCACCCGCGGGCTACGAATCTGCAACGTCGAGCAGTTGATGCTCTCTAACTCGCATTCGAACCCGTGGGTGTGCCTCGCCTGTAACGAATCCTCAGGGGAAGCCGCTCGAACCGGCTCACCATATTGCCTTCGCTGGGCGCGGCCGCTGCATGTCCCGACCAGAAGAATAGCCGAGGAGGTCGCATGCAGAAAAGTCTCGACGAATTTGCCGCATTCATCGGGTTGGACTGGGCCGACAAGAAGCACGATGTCTGCCTCAGTGTCCCTGGCAACGAGGGTCTGGAGCGCGAGGTCGTTCCTCACCGCCCGGCCGCTCTTGAAGCGTGGATTGCTCGACTCCGTGAGCGCTTCGCCGGTGCCCCGGTCGCCGTGGCCGTCGAGCTCGAGGAAGGCCCGATCGTCTCGGCCTTGCTCGAGCACGACTTCATCGTCGTCTGCCCGGTGAGGCCCGGCACCGTCGCCGGCTACCGCAAGACCTTCGTGCCCAGCAACGCAAAGGACGACCCCACCGACGCAGAGCTGATCCTGGAGCTGCTGCTGCGCCATCCGGAGAAGCTTCCGCCACTCAAACGGGAAAGCGCTCCCATGCGACAGCTCCGCCGTCTCGTCGCCGAACGCCGCGCCTTCGTCGAGGACCGGGTGCGCATCACCAACCGCATCACGGCTGCACTCAAGGCCTATTACCCGCAGGTTCTGGGCTGGTTTCGCGACAAGTGGACCGACGTGTTCATCGACTTCATCGAGCGCTGGCCGACCCTCCAGGACGCCCAGAGAGCTCGCCGCGAGACCGTGGTCGCGTTCTTCCACGGCCACAACGTTCGACAGAAGGCCGTCATCGACCGCCGCCTCGAAGAGCTCCACAGCGAACGGCCGCTCACGACCGACGCTGGTGCCATCGAGCCCGCTCGGTTCATGGTCCAGCTCCTTCTGCCGCAGCTCCGTGCCGTCTGCGCCGCCATCGAGCAGTTCGACGTCAGGATCGCGACCTTGGCCCAGTCGCTGCCCGACTTCGAGCTCTTCGACTCGCTCCCTGGAGCCGGTCCTGCGCTGGCTCCTCGACTGCTGACTGCCTTCGGCGAGCGTCGCGAGCGGTTCCCCACCGCCGCTGCCGTCCAGAAGTGCATGGGCATCGCGCCGGTCACCGAGCGCAGCGGGAACAAGAGCTGGGTCCATTGGCGCTACGCCTGCACCAAGTTCCTCCGCCAAACCTTCGTCGAGTGGACCGAGCAGACCATTCCGCGCTCGTTTTGGGCCAAGGCCTTCTACGAGAAGCAGCGCGCCAAGGGCTCGTCACACAACGCCGCAGTCCGCTCCCTCGCTTTCAAATGGATCCGAATCATTCACCGCTGCTGGCTCGACCGAACCCGCTACGACGAATCACGCTACCTGACCGCACTCCAAAAGCGTGGCTCCCCCCTGCTCGCGTTTGCGGTGCAGCAAGCTCAGTAGGGCTTGCGGTCCGCCTCAGGGCGTGAGTTAGGCGGCTCCGTGAAATGTGACCTGACCCAGATCGGGACCGGCGCCCCGCACGGCGCTCCAGACGGCGAGGATCATGACCATGTCGCCGTCGGTTACATAGTAGACCTGATAGCGAGTTGCGCGGAGCAGTGTGCGGCGAAGGAACGGTACGTCCGGGTGCGCGATGCGGCGCCCGAGACGCGGCATGGCGTCCAGACTTGCAACCGCTGCGCGGAATTCCTCGAAAAATAGATTGGGTGCCGCTTGGCGATTGAAGCGCCACCAATCGTCGATGGCCTCGAGTTGGCGGTCGGCTTCAGGCGCCGTGACGACGGTCGCCATCAGCGTTTTGCTGCGAGACGATCGAGAATTTCGTGCGCAGGACGAGCGCGACCGGCGCTCACCGAGCTCCACGCTTGGGTGATTGCCTTGCTCAGCACAGCGCGCTCGCTGTCGTCGAGCTCGTCACCTTCGTCGTCAACCACGAGGTCGAGCACGGTGCCTTCGGGGAGTTCGGTGGGCTCGTCGAGAACGAGTCGACCGCTTTGAACACGTGCGCGCAGCGACGACATAGCTGGAGGGTACCACCGCGTGGGCGGCCCGCCAATCGCAGGCGCCATTTCCAAAGCACGGGCGCAGCGGCTGGGTCGCTGGGTCCGTCTAACGGGATGACGTTCACCCGCGAACGCCAGGAACATCGTAGCAGAGCGCGAGGCGCTGCAGAGGCGGGCGAGTGCCGAAGACAGAGTGGTCGCCCGCCGGCGCGGAACGGACGGTGAAACTCGCCATGGCCGGCGTTCGTCGGGTGGAACGTCGAGTTAGACGGCGACAGTCGCCACGGCGACAGTCGTGGTGGGAGATCACTTCCGCTCTGCGGCGGCGCGACTGCGCGCGTGAGAACGGTATGCGAGCACCGCCGACACGGCAAACGTAACGGTCGTGAACAAGAAGGCGCCGTACCAGAGCGAGAGGTTGCGGTGCGCGCGGTCGGCCGAGTACCCGGGAGACGCGGCGAAGGAACCGACCATGGCGATTGCGGAGGCACTGAAGCAGGCGCCAGCGAACGCAACGATGGCAACAGCGATGTGAGCTCGCGTGCGCATAATCAGTTGGGCGCCTTTTCGGCCGGATAACGAGACACACGTTCACCCGCGAACGCCGAGCGTCAAGTCGTCAGTCGGCAAGGCGCGACAGACGCGGGCGAGTGCCGCATCAGAGTGGTCGCCCGCGGAAGCGGAACGCACGGTGAAGTCGGCAGGGCCGGCGTTCGGCGGGTGCAACGTGAGTTATGCAGTGCGGGGAACTAGCGGGGCGATTCGCGATGTCCCTATGGCCATCACGGGCCTGACATTCGAACAGAGACATCGAACTCTACGCGGACAGGGCTGCGCGCGCGCTTCAGGCAGTCTGCTGCGCTCTGCGACAAGCTGGCGCCGCCGGCGAGCTCCGCGCCTCCTGGACCAATTGTCAGCACGGAGTCTACCACCTCCGGCGGGGATCGTTCGTTCATCAAAGCGCGGAGGTAGCAACCTTGAATGATTGACGACAACTCGTTCCCGTTCGCGGTCGCGTCAGGTCTCGCGGGTCTAGCGTCCGCGCGCACCCATGGGCCACCGCGCAACCAGGCGGCCCCCAGGGCTGTGCTGCGCGTGATGCTGGCAACCCGCCAGAATTCGCCGTACTCAAAACCTCCAAACCTCAGAAGGAGAACGGACCAGTGCCCACACGCTGTCGACCCCTCACACTCGAGCTGGATCACCGCCAGTGCGCGGTCGTTCGATTCCCGAAGCGCCCTGGCCTCCGTGGCGTCGACCGCACCCGGCAGAGCCTCGACGAAACGCCGGCAGCTGCCGGTCTTGCACCAAGGCGCCGCCTGGTACTCCAGAACGAAGGCGCGCCCTTCACCAAGAGCCGCAAGCAGATGCGACACTAGTTTCGACGGGACGGAGTACATCTCGCCGTCGCCAGGACGGACAATAGGCCCTGGTTCTTCGGCACGAGCCGCGTCGAGCGACGCCGACGGCGCAGCGTGTTCAGTCCCGCCGTCGGAACTGGCGGCCCACGCTGGAGCACTGCGTGTGGCGCAGTTCGAAAAAGCCGGAAGCGGAACGCAGCCAAGCACCCCGATCCAAGCGAGCCGCGACCACCCGCTGGCTCGCACCCAACCATGCAGTCGATGTCCGGCTGAGGGCAACATGAGCTGCATAACGGGATGACGTTCACCCGCGAACGCCGGCCTCTAAGATAGCAGAGCGCGTGGCGCTACTCACGCGGGCGAGTGCCGCATCAGAATGGTCGCCCGCGGAAGCGGAACGGACGCAGGGGCAAAGCCAGGCCGGCGTTCGTCGGGTGCAACGGCCAGTCATGCAGTGCATGGAAATGCGCTTCGGCTTTGGCGTCTGACAGA
This sequence is a window from Myxococcales bacterium. Protein-coding genes within it:
- a CDS encoding transposase — protein: MDRYIGLDVHANSCTVAVVGPSGRRLGTQVVETNGAAIIEAIRAIARPRHVCLEEGTQSAWLYEVLSAHADELVVIQESQRNQGQKSDKRDAFALADGLRLGKYACRVFKAPRQYSRLRALAHTYEMIRGDVARTKNRIKAVYRSRGIATQGKRV
- a CDS encoding transposase; translation: MDGLEALRKENAELRKQSEALRAQVAQLIAELARLNERVSELLAVAQRKQRKAPAPGAAAPPVAPPVVEGEARRAFEDRPKAPDKPAIEPPPKKKARPTGRKPIPGHLEAEEHELRPDACGECGGAALDVVDELVEEKLHVVKEHQRRRVVRRYTCRCRACGERTTLRSLPAPYERSKVTCEWLAWLVYQKFWLLTPLDRIRRDLAERGIPVAMSTLVTFIERAADLLSGVDGLHWKQLLAGSWMATDGTGLKVIIKKLPPRTTAMWSSIETTRSRSSSTGPTRAARSSPRSSGPSRHPHRRCRASLQ
- the tnpB gene encoding IS66 family insertion sequence element accessory protein TnpB — translated: MRVFVAVAPLDMRGSFDALAGAVRGMGLDPVDGHLYLFLNKRRRIAKALWFDGSGWCVLAKRLEAGSFQLPLLDGDKPQVVIDGSAFASLLAGIDFTAARRGWYRRPRFEKARKGIDTDLQV
- a CDS encoding type II toxin-antitoxin system RelE/ParE family toxin, whose product is MATVVTAPEADRQLEAIDDWWRFNRQAAPNLFFEEFRAAVASLDAMPRLGRRIAHPDVPFLRRTLLRATRYQVYYVTDGDMVMILAVWSAVRGAGPDLGQVTFHGAA
- a CDS encoding BrnT family toxin encodes the protein MQFEWDDAKAAANFEKHGVSFEEASTAFGDPLSVTIGDPSHSIEEHRFVLIGVTFSGNLVVVVHAERDENTRLISARLATRRERHDYEAG
- a CDS encoding type II toxin-antitoxin system RelE/ParE family toxin, translating into MLSVKLHPEAEEELFQDAAWYDDQRSGLGDAFLEEVYRWFDIISGAPQVWPLWPGIPGEVSPPIQRVVADRFPYKIAYQELADHVLVVAVAHSSREPLYWAARITQ
- a CDS encoding IS110 family transposase — translated: MQKSLDEFAAFIGLDWADKKHDVCLSVPGNEGLEREVVPHRPAALEAWIARLRERFAGAPVAVAVELEEGPIVSALLEHDFIVVCPVRPGTVAGYRKTFVPSNAKDDPTDAELILELLLRHPEKLPPLKRESAPMRQLRRLVAERRAFVEDRVRITNRITAALKAYYPQVLGWFRDKWTDVFIDFIERWPTLQDAQRARRETVVAFFHGHNVRQKAVIDRRLEELHSERPLTTDAGAIEPARFMVQLLLPQLRAVCAAIEQFDVRIATLAQSLPDFELFDSLPGAGPALAPRLLTAFGERRERFPTAAAVQKCMGIAPVTERSGNKSWVHWRYACTKFLRQTFVEWTEQTIPRSFWAKAFYEKQRAKGSSHNAAVRSLAFKWIRIIHRCWLDRTRYDESRYLTALQKRGSPLLAFAVQQAQ
- a CDS encoding addiction module protein — its product is MSSDELLSAVLALPRAERAKLAQDLLRSLDESQDADLDAVWAVEIARRAREVSVGTVKPVDLEVARERIANRLKARRAQR